The proteins below are encoded in one region of Rhizobium sp. 9140:
- the treY gene encoding malto-oligosyltrehalose synthase, which produces MSVPIATYRLQFRNGMTFDKAITLIDHWKALGISHLYASPIFAATEGSTHGYDVTDANAFDAALGGREGFDRLSAALKAADIGLILDIVPNHMAASLENRWWRSVVEWGEQSPYAHYYDIDWSRPLTIAELGKSFDEALDDADVEIRLDEVAGNLALGYYESNIPLHPSSYSAVLDGAPGTLGAKISALAASATAQEDEAFHHTMQTLMTGSSESDRKALSSFLAGLPVERVKAAHEAQAFRLVHWKTAASDLSYRRFFEVAGLAGLRVEAPDIFDAAHRLVLELVKDGTVDGLRIDHVDGLADPEGYLKTLRDAVGPDVYLVVEKIIEEDERVPASWPIAGTTGYEFIAALAHLFVDSAQAKTLDEAYADFAGGEDYASVLTDAKQLMLDRNFEGEIKRLVALAGSSVGEGNDAKALEQALKALIKAFPVYRTYGTRDALGEDDRKILHGAAEEAAHTLSGNSREALDAIVAVLSGAAKGDAFEFRSRFQQVTGPIMAKAMEDTAFYRYHRLLALNEVGGNPAEEQMSVAHFHAAMRRRAAEQPHAITTTSTHDTKRGEDARARLYAISEAPDVWARAVARWHDMNAGLIQTLADGPAPEPAVEWALYQALAGAWEDTSATPDAEVLEAFQERFSAYVEKMMREAKERSDWSEVDEDYERAVQAFAAGLLSPDNKMFLSDFLKTVQPFAEAGLVNGLTQTLVKMTAPGVPDVYQGSERADFSLVDPDNRRMPDYPAMASLLESADGFPFDSTALASGQAKIALTARLIAERRASPALFEDGDYCALEVSGEGSDSVVAYARRLGDAAAIVIAPCKVLALLEKGDLERAFDAIEVSLPEDLADRSYRNVLQSGTVDAGRTLHMRNISGAPYILLITE; this is translated from the coding sequence ATGTCAGTCCCGATCGCCACCTATCGGCTCCAGTTCCGCAACGGCATGACCTTCGACAAGGCCATCACGCTGATCGACCACTGGAAGGCGCTCGGCATCAGCCATCTCTATGCGTCCCCGATCTTCGCAGCGACGGAGGGATCGACCCATGGCTATGACGTCACAGATGCCAATGCGTTCGACGCGGCGCTCGGCGGACGCGAGGGCTTCGACCGGCTTTCGGCGGCGCTAAAGGCTGCCGATATCGGCCTGATCCTCGATATCGTGCCGAACCATATGGCGGCGTCGCTTGAAAACCGCTGGTGGCGGAGCGTGGTCGAGTGGGGGGAGCAGAGCCCCTATGCGCATTACTATGACATCGACTGGTCTCGTCCGCTAACCATTGCCGAATTGGGCAAAAGCTTTGACGAAGCGCTGGATGACGCGGATGTCGAAATCCGGCTGGACGAGGTCGCTGGCAATTTGGCACTCGGCTATTACGAGAGCAATATTCCGCTGCACCCGTCGAGCTATAGTGCTGTGCTCGACGGCGCGCCGGGCACGCTCGGCGCGAAGATATCGGCTCTGGCTGCCTCCGCTACCGCGCAAGAAGACGAGGCCTTCCACCACACGATGCAGACGCTGATGACGGGCAGTTCGGAGAGTGACCGAAAGGCGCTGTCGTCCTTCCTTGCCGGCCTGCCGGTGGAGCGGGTGAAGGCTGCGCATGAGGCGCAGGCTTTCCGGCTCGTACACTGGAAGACGGCGGCGAGCGATCTCAGCTATCGCAGGTTCTTCGAGGTAGCAGGCCTTGCCGGTCTTCGTGTCGAGGCGCCGGATATTTTCGATGCGGCACACCGTCTCGTTCTGGAACTCGTCAAGGACGGAACGGTCGATGGGTTGCGCATCGATCACGTCGATGGTCTCGCCGATCCCGAGGGGTATCTGAAGACGCTGCGTGACGCGGTTGGCCCCGACGTCTATCTTGTGGTCGAGAAGATCATCGAGGAAGACGAGCGCGTACCCGCAAGCTGGCCTATCGCGGGAACAACTGGCTACGAGTTCATCGCGGCTCTCGCGCACCTGTTCGTGGATTCGGCTCAGGCAAAGACGCTGGATGAGGCCTATGCCGACTTTGCCGGGGGCGAGGATTATGCGTCCGTCCTGACGGACGCCAAGCAGCTGATGCTGGATCGCAATTTCGAAGGCGAGATCAAGCGGCTCGTGGCGCTGGCCGGTTCGTCTGTGGGTGAGGGAAACGATGCCAAGGCGCTGGAGCAGGCGCTGAAGGCCCTGATCAAAGCATTTCCGGTGTACAGGACCTATGGCACGCGCGATGCGCTGGGCGAGGACGATCGCAAGATCCTCCACGGTGCGGCGGAAGAGGCGGCGCACACGCTGTCCGGCAACAGCCGCGAAGCGCTCGACGCCATCGTTGCCGTGCTCTCGGGTGCGGCGAAGGGCGACGCCTTCGAGTTCCGCAGCCGGTTCCAGCAGGTGACCGGGCCGATCATGGCGAAGGCGATGGAGGACACCGCCTTCTACCGCTATCACCGTCTTCTCGCTCTCAACGAGGTCGGCGGCAATCCGGCGGAAGAGCAGATGTCGGTCGCGCATTTCCATGCCGCCATGCGGCGTCGGGCGGCGGAACAGCCGCACGCGATCACCACCACATCGACCCACGACACCAAGCGCGGCGAGGATGCGCGCGCCCGGCTTTACGCCATCAGCGAGGCACCGGATGTCTGGGCCAGAGCCGTTGCCCGGTGGCACGATATGAATGCCGGTCTTATCCAGACACTGGCGGACGGCCCGGCGCCGGAGCCCGCGGTGGAATGGGCGCTCTATCAGGCACTTGCCGGTGCCTGGGAAGATACGTCAGCGACGCCGGACGCCGAAGTCCTCGAAGCGTTCCAGGAGCGCTTCTCCGCCTATGTGGAAAAGATGATGCGCGAGGCGAAGGAGCGTAGCGACTGGTCCGAGGTGGACGAGGACTATGAGCGAGCCGTGCAGGCCTTTGCTGCCGGGCTTCTTTCGCCGGATAACAAGATGTTCCTCAGCGATTTCCTCAAAACGGTGCAGCCGTTCGCTGAAGCTGGCCTTGTCAATGGCCTGACCCAGACACTGGTGAAGATGACGGCACCGGGCGTGCCGGATGTCTATCAGGGGTCGGAACGTGCCGATTTCAGTCTGGTTGATCCCGACAATCGCCGCATGCCGGATTATCCGGCCATGGCCTCTCTGCTCGAATCGGCAGATGGCTTTCCGTTCGACAGCACAGCTCTTGCTTCAGGACAGGCGAAGATCGCTCTCACCGCTCGGCTGATTGCAGAGCGGCGTGCCTCGCCAGCGCTGTTTGAGGATGGCGACTATTGCGCACTTGAGGTCTCAGGGGAGGGGTCCGACAGCGTCGTTGCCTATGCCCGCCGGCTGGGCGATGCGGCCGCGATCGTCATTGCCCCCTGTAAGGTGCTGGCATTGCTGGAGAAGGGCGATCTGGAGCGTGCCTTCGACGCGATCGAGGTCTCTCTGCCGGAAGATCTGGCCGACCGCTCGTACCGCAACGTCCTGCAGAGCGGAACTGTCGATGCGGGCCGGACCCTGCATATGCGCAATATCTCCGGAGCACCTTACATTCTCCTGATCACGGAATAG
- the ilvD gene encoding dihydroxy-acid dehydratase: MPAYRSRTTTHGRNMAGARGLWRATGMKDGDFGKPIIAVVNSFTQFVPGHVHLKDLGQLVAREIEASGGVAKEFNTIAVDDGIAMGHDGMLYSLPSREIIADSVEYMVNAHCADAMVCISNCDKITPGMLMASLRLNIPTIFVSGGPMEAGKVLLSDGKIHALDLVDAMVAAADDKMSDEDVQTIERSACPTCGSCSGMFTANSMNCLTEALGLSLPGNGSTLATHSDREKLFLEAGRTIVGLTKRYYEQDDETALPRTIASKGAFENAMALDIAMGGSTNTVLHILAAAHEGEIDFNLDDIDRLSRKVPCLSKVAPAKADVHMEDVHRAGGIMAILGELNRAGLINADLPTVHAKTLGDALSQWDIAVTDNPAALELFSAAPGGVPTQVAFSQSARWKELDFDRERGVIRDAQHPFSKDGGLAVLKGNIALDGCIVKTAGVDESILKFSGPARVFESQDASVKAILSNQVVAGDVVVIRYEGPKGGPGMQEMLYPTSYLKSKGLGKACALITDGRFSGGTSGLSIGHVSPEAANGGMIGLVREGDMIDIDIPNRTISLRVSEDELALRRTEQDANGWKPTEQRKRKVTTALKAYAAFATSADKGAVRILPE; the protein is encoded by the coding sequence ATGCCAGCCTATCGCTCCAGAACCACCACCCACGGCCGCAACATGGCCGGTGCCCGCGGCCTGTGGCGCGCCACCGGCATGAAGGACGGCGACTTCGGCAAGCCGATCATCGCCGTGGTCAATTCCTTCACCCAGTTCGTGCCGGGCCACGTGCACCTGAAGGACCTCGGCCAGCTGGTCGCCCGCGAGATCGAGGCATCCGGCGGCGTCGCCAAGGAATTCAACACCATCGCGGTCGATGACGGTATCGCCATGGGCCATGACGGCATGCTCTACTCGCTGCCCTCGCGCGAGATCATCGCCGACTCGGTCGAATACATGGTCAACGCCCATTGCGCCGACGCCATGGTCTGCATTTCCAACTGCGACAAGATCACGCCCGGCATGCTGATGGCCTCGCTGCGCCTCAACATCCCCACCATCTTCGTCTCCGGCGGCCCGATGGAAGCCGGCAAGGTTCTCCTGTCCGACGGCAAGATCCATGCGCTCGACCTGGTGGACGCCATGGTGGCTGCGGCCGACGACAAGATGTCGGACGAGGACGTCCAGACCATCGAGCGCTCCGCCTGCCCGACCTGCGGCTCCTGCTCCGGCATGTTCACGGCCAATTCCATGAACTGTCTGACGGAAGCCCTCGGCCTCTCCCTGCCCGGCAACGGCTCGACGCTCGCCACGCATTCGGATCGCGAAAAGCTGTTTCTGGAAGCCGGCCGCACCATCGTCGGCCTGACCAAGCGCTACTACGAGCAGGACGACGAAACCGCCCTGCCGCGCACGATCGCCTCCAAGGGCGCCTTCGAGAACGCCATGGCACTCGACATCGCCATGGGGGGCTCCACCAACACCGTCCTTCACATTCTTGCGGCCGCCCATGAAGGCGAGATCGACTTCAACCTCGACGATATCGACCGCCTGTCGCGCAAGGTACCCTGCCTCTCCAAGGTGGCGCCGGCCAAGGCCGACGTTCACATGGAAGACGTGCACCGCGCTGGCGGCATCATGGCCATCCTCGGCGAACTCAACCGCGCCGGTCTCATCAATGCCGATCTGCCGACGGTCCATGCAAAGACGCTCGGCGACGCGCTGTCGCAATGGGATATCGCCGTTACCGACAATCCGGCCGCTCTCGAACTCTTCTCGGCCGCGCCCGGCGGCGTGCCGACGCAGGTCGCCTTCAGCCAGAGCGCCCGATGGAAGGAACTCGATTTCGACCGTGAAAGGGGCGTCATCCGCGATGCCCAGCACCCCTTCTCCAAGGATGGCGGCCTTGCCGTGCTCAAGGGCAACATCGCGCTCGACGGCTGCATCGTGAAGACGGCCGGCGTGGACGAGTCGATCCTGAAATTCTCCGGCCCGGCCCGCGTCTTCGAAAGCCAGGACGCCTCCGTCAAGGCGATCCTGTCCAATCAGGTCGTGGCCGGCGACGTCGTCGTCATCCGCTACGAAGGCCCCAAGGGCGGCCCCGGCATGCAGGAAATGCTCTATCCCACCAGCTACCTGAAGTCGAAAGGCCTCGGCAAAGCATGCGCGCTCATCACCGATGGCCGCTTCTCGGGCGGCACGTCGGGCCTCTCCATAGGCCATGTCTCGCCGGAAGCGGCGAATGGCGGCATGATCGGGCTGGTGCGCGAAGGCGACATGATCGACATCGACATTCCCAACCGCACGATTTCGCTGCGCGTGTCGGAAGACGAACTGGCACTGCGCCGCACCGAGCAGGACGCTAATGGCTGGAAGCCGACCGAGCAGCGCAAGCGCAAGGTGACGACGGCCCTGAAGGCCTATGCCGCCTTCGCAACGTCCGCCGACAAGGGCGCCGTGCGCATCCTGCCGGAATAA